In Brachyhypopomus gauderio isolate BG-103 chromosome 2, BGAUD_0.2, whole genome shotgun sequence, the DNA window GAACAGaatttaacaaataaaaaacaagtgacgaaagaaaaataaatgatgATGTAGTTAGACATTTGTGCCACTTATGTGAGTGTTGCACTGAGCAGCAGAATACCAtcactatttaatttgtttatGTAAAAACCTTCATCCTGGCCAGTGTGGTTATATTTGGCACAAATACTGACCCACAATATTCTGTGTCAGGAAAGTCCTTACAGTAGTCCAATGAGTTGTTATTTGGACTACACATGGCCCACACGTGTCGTTACTTGGACTACATCTGGCCTACACGTGTTGTGCTATATGTGGTGTCCTCTGagacttcagaaagtgaagtgaTGGACCTCACTTTTGGTACAAGCCAGTGATGGTCCAGATGGAACATTGTAGAAATGAAATATTGAAATATATCAGTTAACAATAATAGTGATATTGGTATAACATACACATAATAGCTTGATATGAGGTTTTACCAAAAGTTTGGAATATGAAGACCTGAGAAAGCCATTTTCAGAAGTACCTGAGAGAAACATAAAGGCTCTGAGAATTTGCTCAGTTTAGGAATGACCTGAGGACCCAAAACGCCGATACATCCTGAGGTTCTTTATCTCACAGAGATATGGTGGAGAACcctgtttatatatgtgtgcaAATAAACGTAATCTATTGAGAAATGATCTAAAATCTGTTTTGCATAATTACATAGAAATTAAAATATTGAGGTAGAAAAGGTGTTGACGTTTTCTTCTTTGCAAGCTAAAGTACATGTGCTGGAGAACTGTTTCTCCAGAACTACATTCATGTTCTGTGTTAAATGAGGTAGGTGTGCACACAGGAAatccctgagagagagagagagagagagagagagagagagagagagagagagagagagagagagagagagagagagagagagagagagaggagacagcatCTTTGCTGCCAAACGCAAGGCCAACGTGCACTTGAATTAACCAGCATGATCCAGCACCTGAGGAGTAGGCAGAGGGTCTGAGAACTGCATTTCTGCCGAGTAAACATTTGACTTTCTGATTATCTTACCAGTTTATGGCCACAGGACTGATCAGAGAGTCCACTTTGGAAGCAGATTTGTGATTTGGCCTCTGAATGATGCTGTATTTCCATGTGAATCTTAAATCATCATCCTTCTCTGTTGAGCTTTctgctctaaaaaaaaaaaacaccttagAAAACGTCACAAAAATGCAGCAAAGATGGGAATAGAACGGTCGATCAAAACTTCAAGATGCGATTGTTGCCGAAGTCGACCACAACAATCAAACCTTCTGGTGTTATGGCAATGCCAGAGGGGCGGTCCATCTGGCCTGGCCCGTCCCCCTGAGTGCCAAATTTGCATAGGAAAGTTCCATCTGGCAAGAAGACCTGCACACGGTGGTTCCTGGAGTCGGCTACGATGATGCGATTCTCCCAGTCCACAGCCACGCCCTGTGGGCGCACAAACTGCCCGTCGCCGGACCCCTCTGAGCCCAGGAAGCGTGCTGACCGGCAGTCGGGCTGGATCACCAGCAGACGGTGGTTGTTGAAGTCGGTGACGACCAGGTGATCTTCACGAGTGAAGGCGACGCCGCGTGGAGAGTCAAAGTGCTTCCAGAGCGTGCCCTCAAAGCCGTACTTGTTGAGGAACAAGCCGTCGGGGCTAAAGAGCTGGATGCGGTGGTTGCGGGTGTCAGACACAAGGATCTGCCTGGACGAGTTGACCGCCACATCCCAAGGGTAGTTGAACTGGCCATTCTTCGAGCCCTTCTCTCCAAAGGTGAGCAGAAACTGCCCCTGGAAGGTGAAGATCTGGATGCGGTGATTGTCTTTGTCTGCCACCACTATGCGGCGCTGGAGGTCACACGCCACACCGGCAGGCCGGTCAAACTGGCCAGGGCGCGAGCCCAGACTTCCGAAGCTGTGCTGGAAGCTTCCGTCCGGTCCGAATACTTGGACCCGGTTGTTGCTGCGGTCGGCCACCACCACGTGGCCGTCTGCATCCACGGCGACACCCCACGGCCGGCACAACTGCCCTTCGCCGTCGCCCTCGCTGCCGAACGTAGACACAGGCAACCCGAGCGAGCCGTAGCCACGCCCACCCGTCACGGATACAGAGAACGGGCTGCCCTCTACATGCCTGTCGCCCACCAGGACCGACACCAGGACGTCGCCCTCGCTCTGTACCACGTAGCTGATACCGTATGTGCCATCACCGCGGTCCAGCACCTCTGCCACGGAGATGCCGCCATCAGCCCCCAGCACCGCCACCGACACGGGGTCGCCGCCCGCCTGTCTCCGCTCACCCTCATGGTCGTTCGCTGTAACGGAGAAGGAGGCGCGCTCTCCACGCCGGGCGTCCCGGAGACCGTCGCCCCGGGCCACGCAGAGTGGCCCGTACGCCCCAGAACTTATGCCACCCAGAGACCGCAGGGCGGCGAGCAGCGCCTCCTCGGGCGGCGTGAACGAGAACCGCTCGTCGGTGCACGGCTGAAGCCGCCCGCACAGCTCCTGCGTGGCCCGGGCCTGCGTGAGCATGCGCTCCCGGGCCTGCACCAGTGCTACGCACTCCACCGCCCCACCTACGCCTCCGCCCTCGCCCAACAGCCGCGCCACGGTGGAGACCGTGCCGTCCAGCTCACGCAGGTGGTGCTGCAGACGCTCCACCTGCAGGCACAGggactccaccttctcctgccGGATCCTCTCCACCTGCACAGAGGGGGCGTCATTTTGCCATTATTCTTCTGCTTTATTTCTCGTTTTTGCAATCTTCTGTACCCCCGGCACCCCAGAGGTgctatatattattatatataattatatattaatatcGTTACTATTAATGAGAACCATAAACATGGGTAGACTTTCAGCTGTAAGGATTTGAACCCATCTGCAACATCCAGTATGTAACATCCGAAACACGCCACATCTGCCATCAATATGCATCCTGCAAGCTAGCCGTCACGGCAAGGGGCGTGGCCAACATGGTGTTGTGGAAGTAGAGCAAAGGCGATTGGCGTCTCACAGCTCCTCCCAACGCTAGCACCCCATTGGAGACAGACGAGCACAGATATTCACCTTCCACAGCAGCTCCGCCTCCCTTTCCTCGAGGGCTTTTTTATGGCAAAGGATGACGGCCTTGACCTCCACCTGGACCTTCGCGGCCTTCGTGTCCGCCTGCTCGGCTAGTTCCTGGGCCTGCTCGATGCTCAGCTGAACACGGAGAAGCACACGACGCTCATTAGACACATGTGAAGTCCACCAGGGGAAAGCTCGACCACAGTCCTGTTCTGAAGATCTCTGTTCTGAAGATCTCCTGTTCACTGCAAGCTTCCATTCAGCTTGCAGTGGTTACCCACAGCAACTACACTTTATAGTCCATTTCACTTCAGACAGTATCTAAACGGTCTCGGTCTGACGTGCTAGACTGCATGTCCATACCCGGATTCTGACAGAATCAGAAACCAAAGCACTTTGTTTGAAATTTAAATTTTAACTTGCATGTTATAAACTGATTGTACATGAGCACACTGATGATACTGACCACCTTAGGATAGATATAATAGATTCAGGGGAATCTACTGAATATACGGTTGTAACATAAGGAGAAAACACTGCAACCACAGCATCGCTGTACAGCATTTCACCGGAGCCTCTAACCTTGGCCAGTTTGCCTCTTCTCGTGTGAAACACTTTAAACACATTATAGCAAGCTGGAGGTCAAAGGTTATCAGAAGCAGCTGAGAATGTGACCTGTGACATATGCATGAAGAACGTTCAGGCACAAAAGAGGACAATCCCCCTGGGGCTTAAATCTGCTCAGCTATTTGAGTCAGGCACACAGGGGACAGTTAAACCAGGCAAAGGACACAAGATGTAGGTTTTATTATCCATCAAGTGATACTATGCACGTTATTGGCAAAACACAGTTCACGGTTTGAAAAATATTTgtatggatggatagatggaaaCAGAATAAACCATTTTGATAATTGTGCAGTATAACTATCATAATACATTGAGAAAAAAATATCTGGCagttttggaaaaaaaacatcaaGTGTAGGAtatagaaaaaaacaacaacaaccacacaACAACCCCCATCTCAGACCAAATGGAGTTAAAGATCACCGGGGGTAACGGATGTGTTTCTTCCTGCTTGTGAAGGCTGAGCAGGCTTAACCTTTGACCCCAGGGAAGAGAGCCACGTGTCTTACAGGGTTGTACGTGACCACTGCACTCTAGTACTGGACCACCACCCAGTGCTCCCAGTTACAGATCCTATGATTTTGACCGTCGAAATGGGACTGGGCGGACACAAGCTTTGCACATAAATTGTGAGGATgttgcatatacacacacacacacgcgcgcgcacacacacacatgtgcacacacacacacacacagagggagtcTGGAGGTGAGGACGTGGTCTAACCTGGGCAGCCTGCCGCACCTGTTGAGCTTCGGTGAGTAGACGGAAGGCCAACGCTCTGGACTCCAGCACAGCGTCCTGCAGGTACGACATTCCGTGGCTGCCATGGCGACCAGCAACGCATGCCCGGCACACTGGTACCGAGCATGTCTCACAGAAATAACAATATACCtaaaacacacaaagagagagagagagagagtgagagagagagagagagagagagagagagagagagagagagagagagagagagagagagattaaataAGGAGATTAAATAAAGATTCATGAAAAAACAACGAGGGagcttaaaaaaaacacatggaATAGCTGTAAAAGAGATGGGAGTAATTGTTTAATCAATACAAGTAATTAAGCAATACTTAAGTAATTTTAAGTAATGAATTTAAGTAACTGTTTGTGTAACTGCAGATGGCATAAGGGATTAAACATATGAATCCAGCTCCAGCAGAAAGGGGCTATTATCATTTAGAGTAAGTAATTTCATTCTGTCCTGCTAGTCTTAACACCAGCCAGCTCGACTCATTCAGCAGCCGTCTGCCACCAGCAGAATCAATAACCCATCAATCACTGCTGACAGATGGCCTTAGAACTCTTTAGCATTTAAGGGAAAGGGCCCGAAAAGCAAAAGCTTCATTCATATGCACAGGTCAGCctgaggccccgcccaccatgCCTCCAGAGTGGAGGGATCATCTCTGCGACTCCGAGGAGACACGGCTCTACCCTTCTCTAACCTACCAGCCGTCCGTTACATCTGAAACGAGTGAAACAAAGACTGCTGCGAGCAAGATCTCCACTCCAGCAGGCTCCGCCGGAGAAAGCCGCAAGCAAACATagaagaaaacacaaacagctACAGAAAGAACAAGGAAGGAAATGATAAagtaatgaataaaaaaattttaTCTTTCTTATTATTGCTATGAGATAGATACAGatacaacccacacaaacacactcgcaGACACAACTGGGTTTTCCGGTCCAGTCTGACTGCTTGATTGTTTCACTACACTATAAA includes these proteins:
- the LOC143486800 gene encoding E3 ubiquitin-protein ligase TRIM71-like isoform X1; translated protein: MAYFSHSDLETCALCKELCGGSSSDSSTSSSSSHTLTSATRRLHVLPCLHAFCRQCLENRRGAEEPMKLRCPTCEQTVKMSEGGVDSLPTTSLLLGGLLDAVVAAEDEEKGGARGAGPSAARQPQCSPCDEGNPASSYCLDCQEYLCGNCVRAHQRVRLTKDHFIKWLAEHLPPAQRGSDALVSPLFDGFRLNAMLSCGLQERGSFCKQHENEVYCYFCETCSVPVCRACVAGRHGSHGMSYLQDAVLESRALAFRLLTEAQQVRQAAQLSIEQAQELAEQADTKAAKVQVEVKAVILCHKKALEEREAELLWKVERIRQEKVESLCLQVERLQHHLRELDGTVSTVARLLGEGGGVGGAVECVALVQARERMLTQARATQELCGRLQPCTDERFSFTPPEEALLAALRSLGGISSGAYGPLCVARGDGLRDARRGERASFSVTANDHEGERRQAGGDPVSVAVLGADGGISVAEVLDRGDGTYGISYVVQSEGDVLVSVLVGDRHVEGSPFSVSVTGGRGYGSLGLPVSTFGSEGDGEGQLCRPWGVAVDADGHVVVADRSNNRVQVFGPDGSFQHSFGSLGSRPGQFDRPAGVACDLQRRIVVADKDNHRIQIFTFQGQFLLTFGEKGSKNGQFNYPWDVAVNSSRQILVSDTRNHRIQLFSPDGLFLNKYGFEGTLWKHFDSPRGVAFTREDHLVVTDFNNHRLLVIQPDCRSARFLGSEGSGDGQFVRPQGVAVDWENRIIVADSRNHRVQVFLPDGTFLCKFGTQGDGPGQMDRPSGIAITPEGLIVVVDFGNNRILKF
- the LOC143486800 gene encoding E3 ubiquitin-protein ligase TRIM71-like isoform X2, whose translation is MAYFSHSDLETCALCKELCGGSSSDSSTSSSSSHTLTSATRRLHVLPCLHAFCRQCLENRRGAEEPMKLRCPTCEQTVKMSEGGVDSLPTTSLLLGGLLDAVVAAEDEEKGGARGAGPSAARQPQCSPCDEGNPASSYCLDCQEYLCGNCVRAHQRVRLTKDHFIKWLAEHLPPAQRGSDALVSPLFDGFRLNAMLSCGLQERGSFCKQHENEVYCYFCETCSVPVCRACVAGRHGSHGMSYLQDAVLESRALAFRLLTEAQQLSIEQAQELAEQADTKAAKVQVEVKAVILCHKKALEEREAELLWKVERIRQEKVESLCLQVERLQHHLRELDGTVSTVARLLGEGGGVGGAVECVALVQARERMLTQARATQELCGRLQPCTDERFSFTPPEEALLAALRSLGGISSGAYGPLCVARGDGLRDARRGERASFSVTANDHEGERRQAGGDPVSVAVLGADGGISVAEVLDRGDGTYGISYVVQSEGDVLVSVLVGDRHVEGSPFSVSVTGGRGYGSLGLPVSTFGSEGDGEGQLCRPWGVAVDADGHVVVADRSNNRVQVFGPDGSFQHSFGSLGSRPGQFDRPAGVACDLQRRIVVADKDNHRIQIFTFQGQFLLTFGEKGSKNGQFNYPWDVAVNSSRQILVSDTRNHRIQLFSPDGLFLNKYGFEGTLWKHFDSPRGVAFTREDHLVVTDFNNHRLLVIQPDCRSARFLGSEGSGDGQFVRPQGVAVDWENRIIVADSRNHRVQVFLPDGTFLCKFGTQGDGPGQMDRPSGIAITPEGLIVVVDFGNNRILKF